A window of Mercenaria mercenaria strain notata unplaced genomic scaffold, MADL_Memer_1 contig_1022, whole genome shotgun sequence genomic DNA:
CAGTCTCTTCTATTCTCGAGAAATCCAAGAATTGAACGCCATTGAGTAGTCTATGATTGGTATGGTGAATGGAAAATACCACTCTCGAGTGCTTTATTCGATATATTTGCACATAGCCAGCATCATATTTAGCTTTGGAAAGTGGAAAACGTTACAAACACTAAGATCTGGTGCTCGTAAGCAGGATGATTGATTTGTGTCACATTATAATTTCTCAGAAACAGTACCCTTTGAGTAAAagaaaattgaatacaaaatgcTTTGACACGTTTAGGGTTTTtcgttggtttttttttcaattactggtGTACGGTTACTTTTTTTGCCGCCACTTCCTGTTGTCAACGCGACTATGTTACTCATAAAAGCATGTCCAGGTCTCATCTCCTGTTAGAAGCTGTGGTATTGTGCGATCAACTAACTTTCAGAAATTTTGCAGCTTATTTAGCACATTTGACCCCATTGGCCTTTTAGCTGCCCGGTTAGCATCTGTGGCACCAATCAGGCACAACACTTTCTTAAAACCCAATTTCTCCccgttaaaatgctaaaaaatacgCTATCTCGGACTACCTCATCAATCAGATGTCTTACAGCAGCAATGCTCTTTGACGTCACTACCGTTTTGGGCCTGTATTTAAGGACTGTCTGGCCATTTTAGAATTTACGTACCCACCTTTAACCATTTGCGGAACTGCATTGTATTTTTTTATGAAGAACAAAGTATTTTAATGTACGCTCTAAGATATCTATTCGCTTTTCAAAGCTACGTGTATTTTGCTTAGTGTATATGactttaaatgataaatgaatcTAAATATATCTCCAAAACGGTACGATAGATTTCAATAACTTTGCAGAGTTATTTATATATGAGTCATTCCTGTATTATCCGTATAAAACAAGAATTTCTTTCTTACGGAATCACgccattgtcattattttttagaATGGCTACAGTATAGGAAAAACGAAATCCCTGTCTTTGTCacaatgaattttcaaataatcatACACTGAGTTAAAACAGAATTACAATACATGCGTATTTCCTAAAAAGCAATCGTCATGGAAGAATGCTTCGTTAAACAAGTAAAGGAAGTGTTGCCGTGCAATGCAAAGTCCCCTATTggaaagcatttttctttctctACTGCTGTATTATATAATGATCTGATAGCTGTCAATAATGTAAactaaacaatattgtactatatatgcAGTAAGTCATAGTACACCATTCGGATTGAATTTGCATATACGAACATTTCCAGTTAATGATTCAATTTGAttataacatttataaattaaaaaaaaaattattcgatcttgaagttgtgaaaatatgaaacaaaaatgtaaggAATCATCAtatcaaaagggaaaaaattctgaagaaaatatacCAAAATTCTTTTTAGTTGCGCCCATATCGCACATGAgctatattgaaatactttaGAGACTTGGCAGGAAAAAGGGAATATTGACCTtcaagtgcgaccttgacctctgTGCTAGGGGTCTGTGTTGTGCGCAAGTTTTTCGGGAAACGTTTTGTCAATTTGTATATTGAAATCCATTGATGGACGACAGAATTATGGACCAGAAAGCAAAGAAGGCTTATTAACCTTTTACCTACGACCGTGGCTTCGACCTTTTGAGATAGAGATACATGTGCTTCGTAAGACACGTCGTcccattatgggaaacatttatgcgaAGTAAAATTGAAATCCGTTTATGGATGAGTTGTTGCCTATGCAGGATAAAACCAATTGACGTTTTTTACCTctaatggtgaccttgaccatttaGCTAGGGTCCCGGTGCTGCGCATGGCATGTCGTCTTATAATGGgttacatttgtgccaagtaaccctttgacctcaaagtgtgttCTTCAACTTTGTGCTAAGGATCTGGGGATTGCGCAAGATATGTCCTCTGATCAAGTGGatctttttttgcaaatttttatgcccccactttgggggtgggcatatagatttgcccttgttcgtccgtccgtccgtccttccttccgtccgtccgtccttccgagaatgttgtgtcgcgcctagcttcaaaagtatttgacgtagagtcacaaaactttacaggaatgttggtcagcatgtgtagttgtgcacctggggtttcacgtccggtttcattcagtcatgtatgagttatgggccctgactttgtaaaaattggtcattttagtgttgtgtcgcgcctagctccagaagtattcgaggtagagtcacaaaactttacaggaatgttggtcagcatgtgttgttgtgcatctggggttttgcgtccggattcattccgTCATGTaggtgttatggcccttgacctagtaaaatatttgtcattttaatattATGTCGCAGGTAGctccaaatgtatttgacctagagtcaccaaagtttacagaaatgttggtcagcttgtgcagttgtgcacctggggtttcgcgtccggattcattcagtcgtgtaggagttattgcccctgattaagttaaaaatggtcattttaatgttgtgttgcgcgtagagtcaccaaagtttacaggaatgttggtcagcatgtgcagttgtgcacctggagttttgcatccggattcattcagtattgtaggagttacgggccctgacctaggaaaaaattgtgtcttttgtcatatagtggggacatctgtgtcccatggacacatttctagtttaatcctgttttgcatgacagtGTTATGGACAAGACAGAAATAAACTTAATGACCTTTGATCGCAAAGTGTTAACTTAAACTTTGAGCTAGTGTTCTTGGTGATGCGCAACACACGTCGTCTGATTATAGGACACATTTACGTCAAGTAATATTttatcccttaatggatgacagagttctggaccggtcAGGAAGCagatcctgttcatgccatgttaacatttgactgcaaagtgtgtccttgacctttaagctaggagtctgtaagttatgcatgacacataGTCTGTTATGGGTTACATTTTTTATCTAGTAAAATTGAACTATTTTAATGGATTATTAAGTTACAAACCGTTCAGAGAAAATCCATGtttacatttgacctctaagtgtgaccttgcacTTTGAGCTAAGGGATGGGGTTTTGCTCGTGACACGTCGAATTATCATCAAAAACATTTGCACCAAGCTATtacaaaatcccttgatgaatgacagagttctgcTGCGGACACGAAATAGCGGTAGGACGGAAGAAATAACGGAATGACGAACGAATGGACGGAAAGCGCAATCTTTTAGTCCCCGAAAATAGGGGATTAATAATGTTAAACCCTCTTTAGGTGAATGGCATCAATGTAACAGATCTGTTCTCAGAGAAGAAGTTTTCTCTCCTGCTGCCCGGTAGGTCATTTACGCTTCACATGTGATTATCTCTTGAAGATTTTGTGTATGTGGGGGAGGGGATGTGGTTGACCGACgcaatgataggtcatatggcgactttccagcacgGGCGGGCACATGGGTGTCGTATTTTGTCTTTCTCGCTCTACGTTCATGCATTTCTCTCCATGTTGACAGCCGACTAAGTGTTGATGAAACCTGCTTTCTGATTGGATGACCGATACAAAAAATGATGATGTGACCTTTCTTGCGTCATAACTAGAAAAAAAGACAATATTTGTCAGTTCTGATAAAATACGCGTAGTCTTCCACGACAGAAATTTCCGAGGTGTGTAAATGTTTGCAGTTACTGTATTTATTAACATTCTTATGATTCATAACTTCTTTCACCAAGTTCTACCGCTATTTATTGCAGTTTACACCTGGACATGACCGTGTCAATGCTTTACGCAATCGTGTCCAAATAGTAAACACGACTGTGTCAGCATATAGAAAATTATGATTTACCACTTTTTGGTACATTTTAAGaagggaaaagtatacattttctgtTAGTATCATCCTTTGTAAAATACTGTTTTAACCGTAattcaaaaatagaaaagaatTCTATAGGCAAATGTGATAATTTGAAAGAATTGATGCTTAATTAGACAGCATTTCTTTGGCGCATTATGCTTCCAATCCTGTATTTTAATATACTGGTTATAAAATTATTACTTACACAATCAGTATCGCGCTTGGCTAAATGGCAACCAAAACATCACCCCatgattcatatggagaagttgccATTTACTCTTGCGggatgacattgtgtctgaaatcattcgtccttcacctctgattcatgtgaaaaAGTTGGCAGATACTCTTGCGGAAAACagtttgtaatggtacagaatcgGGTCAACCgcccgcagttacataactgatattctattaaaaaatgacgttaaacacaaaacaaacaaaaagactgGAGCAATCTACGAATCTTTATTTggtatttaaaaattaaagtggGAGGAATGTGTTTATAATTTGACATAATGTTCCcttgtattttatttcatgtctttgaATAGGATTATTTCATATTATAGgtgtaagaaaatgttttaaataggtAAAGTAAAAATTAAGAGACGGTGTAATATAAAGGACACTATAAATGATTAAAGTTCGTCCACCTCACTCGGGAcgtcgaattcttcatgtatGGAAGCCATCATGCTACCTtgcggaaggccggtggttctacccaggtgcccgcccgtgatgaaataatgcactgaggggcaaATGGGGTCTTCCAcaaccgtcaaagctggaaagtcgccatatgacctataattatatCGGCGTAACTTTAaaaacctcccccccccccccccccctccccactccACCAAAAAAAAGCAAACTTTTGGAAACCCTCATTTgagtaataaaacatacatattcTCTATTacttcaaaaatgtaaacacaGAATACAGAAAACCATCCAGGAATATTGCACATCCATTTCTAACAGCAAACAGTCATGTTATCCGGTATCAGTATGTTTAATTAAGGCATCAGTACACATCTTTTTGACTTAAAAGAGTCAGCCTTGTTCATCAAGTAAATTGTAAACAGTGCGGCAATCTTCTCACACTTTCCTTTATTACGTTTCTCTTATCTGGAAAACGAATGTTGTATGACGGGCTTGCTATTATGCTATTCAACGCAAACTGCAAATATGTATATACGTTAGTCTCTGTAGCGTTATTAATTATGAAAATCTGTTGATAGTTGATAGTTATAAGACATATTCTAAGATACCAATATGCACTGATAatttcacatggcactaacaggattccgtgTAAAGCAACATTGAActaaatgataaatatgtttgacAACAGGGTACGATTTTCACAGTTCTTAAAAATAGTAAAAAGCCCCTACCATATAGGAAATTAGTCTTGCCCATTTCTGAGGTAAAACATCATATACTTTGCTAACAACCGTTCTGAAATAAACACACGAGATTGGCAATATTCAATGGCTACAAGTCAATGTATACAGTAGAAAATTCAATACTCGTGCATATGATTACCGTCCAGTTTTAATATAAGCAATTTACTTGTATTTCATTGCTGATATGCAGATAGGATGTGAATTCAACTTCATATAATGTGTTCAGAACAAAGTAATTATTGAAGATTTTGTGCATGAATATCTTTACAATTCCTAGATATATACCGCAACAgtataactgataaaatatgatCAACTTACCTTATGTCAATTATCTTTATTTTAATAGTAATAGTGCGTATATTTAacttgtatatataattatgcgCGTTTTAACCTGAATAAACATCAATAAAAGGATTTTTAGTCACTCATCTTACCTAATACTAATTGTTCTTTGTACAGGCTGGAGCTGGAGTACCTGTATTAAAACCAAAAACGAAGAGATGGCTTATGACCTACTCGAGTCGAAAACGCTTCCTGACATGAAATCACTAAATGACTTATGTCAAGATGACGGATTTGGAAGAAAGTCCACTGTTGCGATAGACACATGCAAGAAAATTTGTCTTTTCATTAAAAGTTTAAGTACTAACATCGTCGACGTTTGGGCAGCAAGAAACGCAGTCACTTTGACACCAGGAGACACTTTTGAAATTAGATTTGTTGTTATCACAGAGAACCTAAATGAAGAGAGCAGGAAGGAATTGGAAAACTTCATACAATCCCATTACGACACGCTTCCATTACGGGACTGCGATCACCTTAGCTTAGAAGAAACACAATTGACGATGAAAGGGGGTTACAAACTTAGAGAAGACGACCAAAATAGCATAAAAGCTTGTATAAGTCTACACGCTGAACGTTTACTACAGAAACATACATATCTAAGTGTTATATCTGGCTGCCCCTTTAGATCAGTTGGATTTGACACAAATAATCCCGAAACCGTCCCAACGCCATGCATTGTTCTAAATGTTCAATACAAGGGCTACATTCCTATTGACGAAGAGCCGTTTGAACGCAAGTACGACGGAGTACAGGTCGATGTCAGAGAAGACATCTTTGTTCTGTTTAATTACACAGCAAAAGAAAGACACGACAATGTGAAGGCCGGCTGTCTAATTAGTGGCGAAACTGACGAACGCGAAAAGTGCCCGAAAGGAACTCTCGGTGGTTTCGTTAACCATCCCGACTATGGTCTATGTGGAATATCCTGTTCCCACGCTCTATTATGGCCGAACGAACTAGTACAGCTAGCAGACGACAGTCAAGAAATAAATTGGAGTAGATCTACTTTTCCAGCTAGGCGAAATGGTGATACGTGGCAGGGTAATGTTTATCAACCATCTAAGGTAGAAACCAACGAAGGTGATGCCGCTGACGATAACAAGATTGGACGTTTGGTAAAAGTAATTTATCGACGTGGTTCCAACGAAATGGATCAATGTGGTATAGATGCCGCACTTTTTCAGTTAAGCAACAGATTACCGAATTCGAGTGATTTTCCAGCTGTGAGAGGTAAGAAAATAATAATGActcaatatacatgtttttctcTGAAGtaataaatttgcatattaaaataaaagaactcaagcaaaaaagaaaataacatgtTAATCTATTATACATGCACTTGACAAGTAAAAGATGCCTAAGTCAGTAAAATGTTAAGTTAAAGCATACCCTAGGAaaagttgtatatatttttatatcattttttttcattatttctgtaAACCATTTAATATAATGCTCCTCGTCATTGGACGTTGAAACCAGCATGCTAATTTTCCTTCAGCACAGCTGTACATAACTTTTAAGATGATCTAGCTGGCTCAATTACAAAACTTTGAAAGGCTAGCTAGCAGAGTTGAATACATTCATTGGTGCCAATCTTTTTAAAACGTTTGCAAACTGTCGAAATTAAACGAAAAAGAATTTTATTCTGCAAATATAGCATTATGATGACTACGATAACACGTCCTTTCCTTTGTTagtttaaaaagttgaaaataagTTTTATAGGACAAGAAATAAGTGAACACCTTCTTTAAACGTTTTGACAGACTttggatttattttaaattattttcaacttATTTGATCAATTGTTCAAACATACAAGAGAGTATTAATAAAAGGTACCTTTAACAATAGAATTTACTTTGTTTCTGAAGATATACATAGTTACAGAATGTATCTGCAAATGTTTTCAATAGTTCTCCACTATCGACCGGAACAGAAAACAAGTAAATAATTACGAAACGAAAATTAATAATAACGATCAACAGTgagaaataaaaatcaataacacAGTCCTGATATAAATGTATCctaatattatgtatgttttttttatgttttttttagttGCTGGTGAAGACATCCCACCTGAAGGTACCAATATAGATTCGCCaggtattttatatttgattatttctttCGTATACGTTGAAAAAAGTTACCATAGGCAACAATACCCTTGCTCGCTGTGTTGTATAATTCAACAGCTTAACTAATGAACGCGACAGagatttatcttatattgttgaCTGTTAATTAGTACAGCATGTTAAGTATACATAGGAGGGGGTTCCTTTctatttttatgcatttacaCTAGTAGCATAAAGATCGGTTTGGTGCCAGGACATGCCTGATAATGACGTCATAGCAGATAGCGGTGGCCATATTGTattctataaatagtaactcatttgcatttAAGAAACAATAGACAGTATGCATGCGTGGCGGACATTTTAAATCTGATATTAGAATGGCatcaaatgtttaattttaaaacgatATCAGAAGTTTATTTCTAGATTgttatatttatagaaaatgtcGATCGGAAGTATACGGAGCTGACTTTTATACCGATCTAGGGTGTGTCCGCGCACACTGAGgatcaggtgctcagccctagacggggaaaTTACATGAAGTATAAGCCGAAATATATTACAAGAAAACAGCAGATTGAATAATGCATTAGTATTAACTTATTTTATAGATTTATCCACTGCGGATAAAAGTATACTAAGCAAAACTTCGAAACAGACACTTTAAGAATGTAGGTAACTTTTTGTGACGTCATCATTTGACGCTAAATTTAAAATCGACGACTTAAATTTCCTTATTAATAAACCTTTGGTGTCAAACAAAAGCGCGCTTGACAAGAACTAACAATGGGTAGCATCCAACCGAAAATGGAATCACTCATGCATGAAACggtgatttttttctttactgCTTATCTGAATATACCTGTGTTTGTTATCTTATTAAATGGTTTGACAACGTGTTTCAGCTGCTCACCTCGTAAACCGGAAGTGAAATGCATAAAATTAACTTTTCTCCCTTGTTCTTGGCATGCTTACAGTCGTGCTTGGTATCAGATGAAAGTTTTTGACGACTACTATtgacttgtttacataaaattaatgtgTGGTCCTTCATGCGTAAAATGCACAAAAGTAAGCTTACCAGATCCTTACGCTTTGCTATCCAAAATAGATGTGaatgaattttcatgaagaattaTAATAAACAGAGTCGAAACAATGTTCTGATTGGTGCTGTTTATAGTGctgtataaaaagcaaacatattaatattgtttaattatttaaaataacatacctTTCGTAGGTATGTAAAAACTTACCTGAACCTTCCGCACAGACACCAAAGCACTGACATTTTCTTGGTGTTTTAAAGAAAAGCGGTCCAACTTGTTGGGCATAATGTAGATAATGGATTTGCTGAGCGTAGTCAAAACTGTAATGTTGACAAATATCACTCGAACATACTGGTtgtcctgaaaaaaaatataaatttatattgagTGTTGTATGTTAAGAACATaccttaaaataaattttatgtcaGACTGAAATGAGTACGACTATATCTCTATTGAATGGTTTATACTACTGTAACAATAACTACAAGGGTTATAACAATGACATTAATCAATAGATCAGTGCTTTGGATTTTCTGAGTACAGTTTTTAGACAGTTTTGAAACAAATGAAATGATACAGAACTCCAACAATGTCATTACCTCTGACCTTTCATCTGATAGCATTTTCACATTGCTCTCTATAATGATCTCTCtgtttttttaactttgtctAGATGATCCTGATACGTTTGTaatttctctgtttttttttgttcctcAGAGAGATTATCGCCCTTAGAAATATCTGTGACATAGCCTTGACACTTGTGGCATAAATTTGTTGCAGGTTTTATTACTAGAGTTTTAAGACACTGTTCCAACCAAACTTTGCGAAattcaaacaaacatattttgcgAAATTGCATGTCCTCTGCAGCTTTAAGATAGAGATTATGAATGTCAGCTTTAGATTTGTCTGAGGGCAATGATGTAGTTTTTCCTTCCCTTTATTTTGGAAGTCGACCAGGTAGAGGTAAGCCATATTTATTTGCGTAAGTATTGAGAACAGTGGTGAACTTGTTCACATCACTAACGGTAAGGGCATGCTTAGGGGTTTTGCCAACATTACCATATCTTCTAGCAACCAACCCTTCATTATCTAAAGAGTTTGCTATTCGGTCTATGGTTTTCCTTTGAGCACCATGTGCAAATTCAAACATGGTTCTACATACATTTTTCCCATTAAAAACGTAAGTTTGCGTCGCCTTAACTCTTTCTTTATTTACACGATTATTTGAGCAAGTCTCATCACTCGATTTTCTGTGATGAAAAATTTGTATCTTAATCATTAAGTCTAGTTCCTTTTTCTCAGTTTCATAACGTTGGTTTCGATATTCAACAAGTGTTTCCCAATTTAGAATTGTGCTACAAGGCTTTCCATATAATCTGATGCAACCACAGCCTTCTGTACTTAACTTTGACTGAGCGGACTGTTCTAACAAGTCTACATCTCTCTGATCTATTTCAAATTCAGTATCATTTACATGACCTTGAGAAAGTATATCTGTATCAGAATCATTACAATCACTTGACTCGGCACTTGAATTATGTTCATTTTGAATTGTATGGGGTTAAATGTTCCCAAAGTATAAATCACTAACTCGGTCAATTTCATCTAGGAAGTCATCATCTTGATCAAGAACTTTTCTGGCAAAGTGGTTCTAGTTATATTAGAGCTGAAACTACTTTGGCTAAGGGAAGCCATTATCGTGTTCAAATCATCGTACGGTAAATTTTTTTCTGCTACATTGTCAAGATTTTGACATTTACAGAAAATTACGACCTTCAAACTTCCGGGTTTGTTTGATTAAATTTCTCTCAATTACAGTCGTTattgttgtaaaaatatatacGTAACACACATGTCAATAAATCTTGTACTCACCTGCAAAATCACGGACTGCAAATCACTTATCCACCGAAATAAAtcgtaaaaataatgttttgatgaCACAATTTCTTGCTCGACGTAATACGACCGTCACACTGTCCACAAATTGTAGAGAGATTAAAAGGGCGATAAACCTTCTATTTATTGAAAGTAAACGAAATGGTAATACACGGAATTGACGAAATGAGTATGATCTTCCCTTATTCGTGAAACTGTATAAGAAAGAATGGTTGCTAGATAAATAGtctttaattaaatgaaaaacacgTGTTGAATTCCATCAATTTCTGTGACGTAACTTTAGTCGAGATTTTCtcgaatgacgtaacgccgaatttggacccaaatTATGTGAACTTGTATCCTAGCTGATCTCGAttaagtcaactgttctgaatataatcaTATCCTTTAATGCATACTAtctgtatatattcaatgtatcctcgagatccagttaactttcacagagagaaaatatagcttctctggtcccaatcagttaaaactACTGATTTGTGATACATGAAAACAGAGATATaattatatgcaaatattgaaccagtacgattgtgtagtacaattcgggcttgtatataaagcagcatcgaaactaatcttattgggttactgctaggcgctttgccgtaattggtctggtatattgtggtagtgatttagttcgtataaattttctctactatactactactacatatatgtgtgcgtgtgtgtgtgtgggggggtgtGTGGgggtgcgtatgtgtgtgtgtgtgtgttatctACGCGAGGCGAGGAGACCTTTCAAATGGTGCTGGTCCCAAAACAGAATAGTtctgaaattttgatttaaaaaccaAGGGCCTTAACTCGAAAACGATTGCAAGTCGAATAGAGAAccctatatttattttatgtgttaTGACTTATTCTATCGATTGAGGGTTACCATTTTCAATTCGATATTGTAAAAAGTTGCCACAGAGCTATAAAATGTTTAGAGGAATTAAGTTCTATTTTGTCAGTACGTTAGAATGAAACATATAGCTGCATCAAAAATagaaatgttctgatcattttgaGGTATATTACACGCAACAGTGAAAAACGATTGcaaaaaagataaagaaacagTAACTGTGTTATCAAGTCACTTTATAACGCCCTACAAAAGTCTTTTCAATTTCAATGGGACAAAGGATTATATTATCTTTTGTACGAAAAGAAAATAATAGCTCTCGGTCACGATACAAAAGGGCCATTGAATTTCAATGGGACAAGGAATTCTTTTCATCTATTGTCCGAAGTTGTTCAGCTCTCGGTCACGATATAAAAAATGACGCTTGAATTTCAATAGAACGAAATATTCTTTTCATCTGTTTTCCAAAATAGTTCCGCTAGGCATTGTGTGTCTAGACAGAGCGGCACCCGTACTCTACGGTCAAAAGTTTTGAAAAACCAAAGAACCTTTACATCTATAATTTTTCAGTACAAAGAATCATTCAATTTTGATGGGACAAAGGATTCGTTTCATCTTCTGTCAGAAATAGTTCCGCAATGTATTGTGTGCCTAGACAAACTGGCGCCCGTACTTTGTCAATAGTTTTGAATAGACAAAGAATCTTTACATCTATTGTTCAATACAAAGAaccattcaattttaatatatggtGGTACAGGGTACAGGTGAATGTTGGAATTAAAAAATAGACGATCACGAATGACGCACGCGTGATGTTTTCTAACAATAGAGTTGAGTATACGCATTCAGGGCTAGTACATTTACTACTGGAGTCGTTTTGTCACTGGAGGCTAAGAAGGAAACACGTACATAATACTTATTTTATATAGTATCCAAAATAAGATTTCGTACATACATTTGGTATTTAAAAAGTATGTGATATGTTTTTTCTTATAATTCATGTAATTTCCCCCTCCATGGCTGATCACCTGACCCTTAATGTTCGCGACCATGCCCTAGATCGGTAAACAAGTCAGCTCCGTTTACTTCCCGGGTATCCTGAAATCCCGAAAagaagccgcggcttattttaaattttggtaaGGATTTGGTAGCTTATTATCGAGACTGGCTTATTTTTTAGTCCGGCGAACtttttgagtacatatatttaAAGACCGGTAATGTTAATTAG
This region includes:
- the LOC128551366 gene encoding uncharacterized protein LOC128551366; this encodes MCFEVWSNAGESRCPVCRANIDVAYIFEGWSWSTCIKTKNEEMAYDLLESKTLPDMKSLNDLCQDDGFGRKSTVAIDTCKKICLFIKSLSTNIVDVWAARNAVTLTPGDTFEIRFVVITENLNEESRKELENFIQSHYDTLPLRDCDHLSLEETQLTMKGGYKLREDDQNSIKACISLHAERLLQKHTYLSVISGCPFRSVGFDTNNPETVPTPCIVLNVQYKGYIPIDEEPFERKYDGVQVDVREDIFVLFNYTAKERHDNVKAGCLISGETDEREKCPKGTLGGFVNHPDYGLCGISCSHALLWPNELVQLADDSQEINWSRSTFPARRNGDTWQGNVYQPSKVETNEGDAADDNKIGRLVKVIYRRGSNEMDQCGIDAALFQLSNRLPNSSDFPAVRVAGEDIPPEGTNIDSPDLSTADKSILSKTSKQTL